A single region of the Oreochromis niloticus isolate F11D_XX linkage group LG19, O_niloticus_UMD_NMBU, whole genome shotgun sequence genome encodes:
- the LOC109194533 gene encoding zinc finger BED domain-containing protein 1-like, with the protein MWLSSCLMADTPFTLAKKAKMTKEKVDEIHRAVTKFIVKDLHPFSTVESPSFREMSTALNPRYQPPSRDDLSNTLVPAWYCVEKSNLIQNLAQVNKVAITCDGWTSIAQDHFLTVTVHYIYKGKMKQNVLSTEAVYESQTGPVVAKEISSVVEQFHLGGKIIAATVDNACNMDVALKKLDFLKVGCFAHTLNLAAQKVYDIPAVSSWCAKIRSVVVWLKRSSLSKTVLREKQRILNLPQHNVILDVKTRWNSLFLMVERFMEQFDAIQAAALDLRLRKPIEKDKLERFTHTDLMKAEEFIKCMQVLYTSTMCVSSDKSPICSQIIPILAKLEAHFRRCDEDSVFTSSIKEKVWGSLQKRYQDENLQKFLKEATMMDPCFKGRLGGETATDIWDRLEKAAVANATAAVAQPPTEDPKAHSEVDDADMDKPEKYLSKVQKSPLEKLFEDEDRELQQAASQAGRVPSITEQVQKELQIYKRLPGITSGQDPVAWWWSKRDTLPNLSALSEKYLCVPASSTPSERVFSCAGHAISQERCRIAPEKANMIIFLQKNC; encoded by the exons atgtggctgtcttcttgtttgatggcagatactcccttcaccctggccaaaaaggctaaaatgaccaaagaaaaagtggacgAAATTCATAGGGCAGTGACAAAATTTATAGTCAAAGATCTCCATCCATTTTCAACGGTGGAGTCACCATCATTCAG ggAGATGTCCACTGCCCTTAATCCAAGGTATCAGCCCCCATCGAGGGATGATCTATCCAACACACTTGTACCTGCTTGGTATTGCGTGGAGAAAAGCAACCTCATCCAGAATTTGGCACAGGTTAACAAGGTCGCTATCACCTGTGATGGATGGACCAGTATTGCTCAGGACCATTTCCTCACAGTGACTGTTCACTACATCTACAAAGGCAAAATGAAGCAGAATGTGCTTAGCACTGAAGCAGTTTATGAGTCACAAACAGGTCCAGTTGTCGCTAAAGAAATATCAAGTGTTGTGGAGCAATTTCACTTGGGAGGGAAAATAATTGCTGCCACTGTAGACAATGCCTGCAACATGGATGTTGCTTTGAAAAAATTGGACTTTTTAAAAGTGGGATGCTTTGCTCATACCCTCAACCTGGCCGCACAAAAGGTGtatgacattcctgcagtttccaGCTGGTGTGCCAAAATCCGTTCAGTTGTGGTGTGGCTCAAACGTTCATCCTTGAGCAAAACTGTGCTCAGAGAAAAGCAGCGAATCCTGA ATTTGCCACAGCATAATGTAATTCTTGACGTTAAGACGCGCTGGAATTCTCTCTTCCTAATGGTGGAGAGATTTATGGAGCAGTTTGATGCAATCCAGGCAGCTGCTCTGGATCTACGGCTGAGGAAGCCTATTGAGAAGGACAA GCTAGAAAGGTTCACGCACACCGATTTAATGAAGGCAGAGGAGTTTATTAAGTGCATGCAAGTCCTGTACACGTCAACCATGTGTGTGTCAAGTGACAAGTCACCCATATGCAGCCAAATCATCCCCATCCTGGCGAAGCTGGAGGCACATTTCAGACGATGTGATGAAGACAGTGTTTTCACCTCTTCAATAAAAGAGAAAGTCTGGGGTAGTCTGCAGAAAAGATATCAG GATGAAAACCTTCAGAAATTTCTGAAGGAGGCCACGATGATGGACCCATGTTTTAAAGGCAGGCTAGGTGGTGAGACAGCTACTGACATCTGGGACAGGTTGGAGAAGGCAGCAGTTGCAAATGCCACAGCAGCAGTTGCACAG CCTCCCActgaggaccccaaagcacACAGCGAGGTGGATGATGCTGACATGGACAAGCCAGAAAAATAT ctaaGTAAGGTCCAGAAGTCACCCTTAGAAAAGCTGTTTGAGGATGAAGACAGAGAGCTTCAACAGGCTGCTTCTCAAGCGGGTAGAGTCCCCTCAATCACAGAGCAGGTACAGAAGGAGCTTCAAATATACAAAAGACTGCCAGGAATTACCTCTGGACAAGACCCTGTGGCCTGGTGGTGGAGTAAGAGGGATACACTCCCCAATTTATCTGCCCTATCAGAAAAATACTTGTGTGTCCCAGCCTCATCAACGCCTTCTGAAAGAGTTTTCTCTTGTGCTGGGCATGCCATCAGCCAAGAGCGATGCCGTATAGCTCCAGAAAAGGCTAATATGATTATCTTCTTGCAAAAAAACTGCTAA